CGACGGCGAACCGGTCCCGCCGCCCGGCAACGCCATGGAGCGCTCCCTGATCGACCTCTGGGCGCGCACGACGGCCGGCATGACGCCCGACGAGCGGCGCCCCCTCAAAGCGGCCGTCGACAAGATGACCGAGGCCTGGCTGTGGGAGCTGGCCAACCAGATCCAGAACCGGGTCCCCGACCCGGTGGACTACCTGGAGATGCGGCGCGCCACCTTCGGCTCCGACCTCACCCTGGGCCTGTGCCGCGCCGGACACGGGCCCGCCGTACCGCCCGAGGTCTACCGCAGCGGTCCGGTCCGCTCGCTGGAGAACGCGGCGATCGACTACGCGTGCCTGCTCAACGACGTCTTCTCGTACCAGAAGGAGATCGAGTACGAGGGCGAGGTCCACAACGCGGTCCTCGTCGTGCAGAACTTCTTCGGCGTCGACTACCCGGCCGCCCTGCGGGTCGTACAGGACCTGATGAACCAGCGCATGCGCCAGTTCGAGCACGTCGTCGCGCACGAACTGCCCGTCGTGTACGACGACTTCCAGCTCTCCGACGAGGCCCGGGACGTCATGCGCGGTTACGTGACCGACCTGCAGAACTGGATGGCCGGCATCCTCAACTGGCACCGGAGCGTCCCGCGGTACAAGGCCGAGTACCTGGCGGGACGTACCCACGGCTTCCTCCCCGACCGGATCCCGGCCCCGCCCCTGCCCTCGCCCGTGCCCAGGGGGACCCTCGTGTCCATGCCCTGACCGACGCTCAGTCTCACTCGTTCGTGGCTCGTCACGCGCCGGTGCGCCGGGTAGAGCACCTGCCGGAGGCGATCCATGGAACAGACAGCGTTGCGGCCCAAACCGATGCCCGGCCGGGAACCGGCCGCCCGCACCGACCCCGACGGCCCCCGGCGTCCGCACGCCGGGCGCCGGCGCCGTCGGCGGCTGACCACCGTGCTGCTCGGCGTGTTCGCCGCGACCGTGCTGGTCCTGGCGGGCGTGGGACTGGGCACGGTGGGCGCCACGGTGATCGGCATGAGCGAACTCGCCGCACTGCAACAGCGGTCGGGAGCGGCGGCGCCCGGACCGGGGGCGGGGGGCCGGACCGGCTCCCTCACCGCCCCGGCGCCCCCGTCGGCGGCGTCCCCCTCCCCGGCGCGGGCCGCCGCGACCCTCGGCGTGGAGGCCGTGGACCACGAGAAGCCGGGAGCCCTGGTCGTGGGTGTCCACGTGCCCGGCCCCGGGTACGCGGCGGGGCTGGTCCGGGGCGACGTGCTGCTGGTGTTCGGCACGACCCGCGTCGACTCGGCCGCCGATCTCGCACGGGCGGTGGCCCGCGCGCGGCCCGGCAAGGACGTGAAGATCACCGTCCGCCACGAGAGCGGCGGCTACCAGCAGTTGACGGCCGTACCGGGTGTCGTCACGTGACGGTGCGGAAGTGGCTGGTGAGCCGTCCGGCGTCGTCCAGCACGTGGTAGGCCAGCCCGACCGGCGCGTCCCGGTCCGCGACCTGCTCGCCCTCCCAGGGCAGCCGCAGGGTCCAGGTCACCCCGGGGCCGACCATCACGGGCCGCCCGGCGAAGACGGTGGCGGCGGGGGTGTGGGCGTGCCCGGTGATCAGCCCGGCGACCCGGGGCCGCCGTTCCAGCAGAGCGGCGAGGCGCTCGGGCCGGCGCAGCGGGTACGCGTCGGGCAGGGGGTGGTGCAGGGGCGTCGGCGGGTGGTGGAAGGCGAGCAGCGCCGGGCGGTCGCCGAGTCCGTCGAGCGTCGACTCGATCCAGCCGTACGTCTCCTCGTCCAGCTCCCCCTCGTCGCTCCCCGGGACGCTGGAGTCGCACATCAGCACCGCGCCGCCGGCGAGGACACGCACCTCGTTGACCGGACCGTCGGCGGCGGGCAGTCCCAGCAGGGCCTTGCGGTAGGGGGCGCGGACGTCGTGGTTGCCCGGGCAGGTCAGCACGGGGAACGGCGCGGTGCCGTCGCGCAGCCCGAGGAGCGCGGCGGCCTCCTCGTACTCCGCCTCGGCGCCGTGGTCCGCGATGTCGCCGGTCACCAGCAGCGCGTCCACCCGCCCCGGCAGTCCCCACAGGTGGTCACGGACCCGCGCGGCGCGCTCGGTCGAGCGCGGGCTCCCGTCGAGATGAAGATCGCTGATGTGCGCGAGTACGAGCACGGTGCCCCTCCTTCGGGCGCCCGGACGGCACGCCCCCCTTGTTTAATGCTTGCCACGCATAAAACCATTAGCCAGGTCGGTCGATCAATGCCAATCGGCTCGCGCCGCCCCCTCGCTGCGGGCAGGATGCTGCCCGTGGTTCCTTCACTCTCTCGCCCAGGGAGGCCCGGATGACCGGCCGCAGGCCCGCCGCTTCCTTCACCGCCGACGACTACCGGGCCCGCATGGAGCGCGCCGCGGGCGCCGCCGCCGACGCCGGTCTCGCCGGGCTGCTGGTGGCGCCGGGCCCGGACCTCGTGTGGCTCACCGGCTACGCGCCCACCGCGGACACCGAACGGCTCACGCTGCTCGTGCTCGCCCCCGGCCGCGACCCCGTGCTGGTCGTCCCCACGCTGGAGGCCCCCGACGCGGCGAAGGCGACCGGCGCACCCGCCCTCACCCTGCGCGACTGGACCGACGGCAAGGACCCCTACGCCGCCACCGCCGCCCTCCTCGACGGATCCGGGCGGTTCGGCATCAGCGACAACGCCTGGGCGATGCACCTGCTGGCCCTGCAGAGCGCCCTGCCCGGCACCTCCTACGCCTCCCTCACCGAGGCGCTGCCCATGCTGCGCGCCGTCAAGGACGCGGCGGAGCTGGATCTGCTGGCGGCGGCCGGCGCGGCGGCGGACGCCGCGTTCGAGGAGATCCGCGCCGTCCGCTTCGGCGGCCGCCGGGAGTCCGAGGTCGCCGCCGACCTCGCCGGCCTGCTGCTGGGCTTCGGCCACTCCCAGGTCGACTTCACCATCGTCGCCTCCGGCCCGAACGGCGCCAATCCGCACCACGAGGTCGGCGACCGTGTCATCGAGGACGGCGACATGGTCGTCCTCGACTTCGGCGGCCTGAAGGACGGCTACGGCTCGGACACCTCCCGCACCGTCCACGTGGGCGAACCCACCGACGAGGAGCGCCGGGTGCACGACCTGGTCCGCGAGGCCCAGGAGGCGGGCTTCCGGGCGGTGCGGCCCGGCGCCGCCTGCCAGGACGTCGACCGGGCCGCCCGCGCGGTCATCGCCGACGCCGGGTACGGCGAGTACTTCATCCACCGCACCGGGCACGGCATCGGCGTCACCACGCACGAACCGCCGTACATGATCGAGGGCGAGGAGCGGCCCCTCGTGCCCGGCATGTGCTTCTCCGTCGAGCCCGGCGTCTATCTGCCCGGCCGGTTCGGGGTACGCATCGAGGACATCGTCACCGTCACGCAGGACGGCGGCCGGCGTTTCAACGACACCACCCGGGAGCTGGTCGTGGTGGAGTGACCGGCGACAGAAGGACCCGACCGCCCCGGCGACCCGGAGGACGACGGCGCGACCATGACCCAGGCACCGACACCCACCGCGGACACCGTCCGCCGACTGGTCGGCTCCCTGCTGGGCGGGAGCACACGACCCGACGTACGGCCCGTAGCCGCGGGCACGGGACCCGCCACCTGGTGGGTCGGCACCCGGCACGTGCTGCGGCTGGCCCCCGACCGCGACGCGGCCGTACGCCAGCGCCGCGAGCTGCGCCTGCGCGA
The Streptomyces sp. NBC_01723 genome window above contains:
- a CDS encoding metallophosphoesterase, translating into MLVLAHISDLHLDGSPRSTERAARVRDHLWGLPGRVDALLVTGDIADHGAEAEYEEAAALLGLRDGTAPFPVLTCPGNHDVRAPYRKALLGLPAADGPVNEVRVLAGGAVLMCDSSVPGSDEGELDEETYGWIESTLDGLGDRPALLAFHHPPTPLHHPLPDAYPLRRPERLAALLERRPRVAGLITGHAHTPAATVFAGRPVMVGPGVTWTLRLPWEGEQVADRDAPVGLAYHVLDDAGRLTSHFRTVT
- a CDS encoding aminopeptidase P family protein, producing MTGRRPAASFTADDYRARMERAAGAAADAGLAGLLVAPGPDLVWLTGYAPTADTERLTLLVLAPGRDPVLVVPTLEAPDAAKATGAPALTLRDWTDGKDPYAATAALLDGSGRFGISDNAWAMHLLALQSALPGTSYASLTEALPMLRAVKDAAELDLLAAAGAAADAAFEEIRAVRFGGRRESEVAADLAGLLLGFGHSQVDFTIVASGPNGANPHHEVGDRVIEDGDMVVLDFGGLKDGYGSDTSRTVHVGEPTDEERRVHDLVREAQEAGFRAVRPGAACQDVDRAARAVIADAGYGEYFIHRTGHGIGVTTHEPPYMIEGEERPLVPGMCFSVEPGVYLPGRFGVRIEDIVTVTQDGGRRFNDTTRELVVVE
- a CDS encoding PDZ domain-containing protein, with the protein product MEQTALRPKPMPGREPAARTDPDGPRRPHAGRRRRRRLTTVLLGVFAATVLVLAGVGLGTVGATVIGMSELAALQQRSGAAAPGPGAGGRTGSLTAPAPPSAASPSPARAAATLGVEAVDHEKPGALVVGVHVPGPGYAAGLVRGDVLLVFGTTRVDSAADLARAVARARPGKDVKITVRHESGGYQQLTAVPGVVT